The genomic region GGACTATGGCTTAAAGTATGATGAAAATACGGCAAATGAAGTGATAAATGTTGCATCAGACTTTAATGAAAAGATGAAAAATTTGATTGGCATAAAAATAGGCCCTTAAAATATTTGCAACAAAAGATCATGGACATTCTCTCATTTCTGTATTATTATTGTGAGTATGTCGCCGTCTTCTAATTGGTGATCGAGCCCTACGCGCTGCCCTGCGTGCTTCGCCGAATTCCCCCATACCCTGGCATACCTGAACTTTCGCCTGAAGTCCTTATGGAGCCGGTCGCACACGTCCCCCACCGTGCACCCTTTCCTCATGATGAGGGGCTCGTCCATGTCCGCAGGGCCGCCCTGAGGCTTCAAATAAATGTTGATGAACCCTAGCTTGTTGTATATCTCTTCCCTTAACGCATCCAGGTTTAGCTCCATGTCAGCAGATATCTTCAGGGCGTCCTTCGGGAAAAGCTTCAGCTGCTCCTTATCCACCAGGTCTATCTTGTTTACCACGGTAATGGCCGGGATGTACACCCTGTTACCCCGTATGACGTCGATGAGCTGGTCCGCCGTGATGTCCTCCCTTATGTTCACGAGGGCGTTATGGATCTTATACTCGCCCAGGATGGTCTTTATGGTCTCGTGGTCCAGGCTTAGCTCTACCGTGGAGGTTATCGTTATGCCCCCCTTGACGAGCTTCGTGATGGTGACGTCGGGAGGGCGCTGGTTAATGCGAATGCCCGCATCGTAGAGCTCGTCCTCGAGGACCTTCAAGTGCTGATAGTTAAAAACGTCGATTATCATTACGATTAGATCGCAGCTCCTTATCACCGAGATGACCTCGCGGCCCCTTCCCCTGCCCGCCGAGGCGCCCTTCACCAGGCCGGGCAGATCCAGTATCTGTATCTTCGCCTGCCTGTACTCCATTATACCCGGGATTACGTCAAGCGTGGTGAACTCGTACTCGCCAACCTCGGAGTGTGCGTCGGTCAGCTTGTTGATGAGCGTGGACTTGCCCACGGATGGAAAGCCGACCAAAGTAACGGTAGCGTCCCCGCTCTTCTTTACACTGTAGCCTTCTCCCCCGCCCTTAGACGCGATGGCCCTCTTGATGAGCTCGTCCTTGAGCCTGGCCATCTTGGCCTTGAGCTTGCCCAGATGATGCTCGGTTGCCTTGTTTTTCTGGGTCCTATCCATCTCTTCCTGGATGGCCCGTATCTCTTCCTCGATTGTCATCCACTACCCTTTAGCAGCCGCTAAAAATGGTCTTCGTTTATCGCATTTATAATTTTTTTAGAATTTAGGGCCGGGACCGGGATTCGAACCCGGCTCATAGGATCCACAGTCCCATAGGATTGCCAACTACCCCATCCCGGCCAGTGCAACTTCAATAGCTGCATACTTATAAATAAAGTTTATGGTTCCAGTCAGGTCACAAAAATAGGCCCGCATTTAATTCTTTTAAGATTTACCTGCCAGGCTCGGAGCCTGCAGAAAGCCCCTGATTAAAAGGAAAAGGATGATTTGATATCGCATCTTCTGCTTCTAAGTAGGGTGGAGCGCGCTAGATAGTTTGCCCTCTATTGTACGGCGAGGCTTTTCTCGAATCCTTAGATGCCCGTTTCGGTGCATCTTTATACTCTTTATACTATATACTAGTTGTATCGTTTCGGGCGAGGCGTAAAAATGCTAAAACAGCAAATGATAGAAGAAAATAAAATTAAGGGCGGGCACATCATCGATTGCTCAAAGGTTTCGATGCGATTCGGGAAGATAATGGCGCTCGACGAGGTTGACCTCAGGGTCGAATACGGGGAAAACTATGGGCTGCTCGGCCCAAACGGGGCTGGCAAGACCACTTTGATCAGGATACTATGCGGACTGCTGAAGCCCACGTCTGGCACGGCGATCGTGCTCGGCAGGAAAATGCCCGACCGGCGAAACAACGCCTCCATCGGCTACATGACCCAGATGGATGCCCTATATAACGATTTAACGATAAGGGAGAACGTCCGCTTCTTCGCCTCAATCTACGGGCTAAGAGGACACGAGCGGGAGAGGCGGATAGATGAGATACTTGAGGTCACAGCCCTCTCAGACAGGCAGCACAGCGTGGTGAGCACCATCTCAGGGGGCATGAGGAAGCGAGCCTCCATAGCCTGTGCCCTCGTTCACAGGCCGAGGCTGCTATTTTTAGACGAGCCCACCGTGGGGGTGGACCCGAAGCTGAGGTGCGACCTCTGGAAGTACTTCCACGAGCTAAACAGCGAGGGCGTCACACTCGTCGTCTCTACCCACGTCATGGACGAGGCGGAGCACTGTAACAGGCTTGCTTTTATAAGGGAGGGTAAAAAGCTCATAGAGGGGACGCCCGCCGAGCTTAAGGCGTTCACGTCATGCGAGAACCTCGAAAGCGCGTTTATGAAGTTCTCGGAGGCAGAGCGATGAGCCCATTGAGGATACTCTCATTGGCAAGGCGCATCATCACGCAGTGCCTCAGGGATCGCCGCACCTTCGGCTTAATTATTATCGTCCCCTCCGTCGTCATGGCGCTGCTCGGCTACTTCTACACGACGGGCTCCAGTTCCACCGTCACGCTGGGCGTCGTCAACGAGGACGCGGGCCTGGGCAGCCTGTCCCTCTCCAGGGACGTGGTGGATGCGCTGAGAGGGCAGGATAACCTGACGGTCATAGAGGTCAGCCGCGTAGACGTAAACCAATCCTTAAAGGATAAGAAGCTCGACGGAGCCATCATCTTCGGCCCCGATTTCACGAAGGGCATCATCCTTAATGGCACGGCGAGCGCTGACATCATCACGGAGGGCACCGACCAGGGCAAGTCTGCCGCTGTTAACGTGAAGGTGCGTAACGCCATGACCTCCGCGTTCGCCAAAATGAAAAATGGTAGCCTCAACCTCAACGTAAGCTCATCGGTAATCTATGGAGAGGGCTTCACCACGCTCGACCTGTTCGCGCCATATTTGTTAGGCGTCATCGCCTTCGCCTTCATTTTCATATTCACCGGCGTTACCTTTTTAAGGGAGCGCTCCTTCGGCACGTTCGAGCGCCTCCTCGTCTCGCCCATAACCCGCTCCGAGATCATCCTTGGCTACATGCTCGGCTTCAGCCTGTTCGCCATAATACAGTCCATGATAATCCTCCTGTTTGCCGTATTCGTGCTGAACGTGAAGATCGTGGGCAGCATCTACTCGGTGGTGGCGTTACAGCTCCTCATCACGCTGGTGAGCGTAAACCTGGGAATCTTTTGCTCCTCGTTCGCGAAGAACGAGCTCCAGGCCGTCCAGTTCATACCCCTGCTGATATTGCCCCAGGTGTTCCTGGACGGCATGTTCTGGCCCATCTCCACGCTGCCAGGCTACCTGCAGGTATTCTCATACATAATGCCCCTGACCTACGCGAACGACGCCCTCCAGAACATAATGGTGAGAGGATACGGCATCTGGGACGTGTGGGCCGACGTGGCCATATTGCTGGCGTTCGCAGTGGCAATGATAGCGCTATCGGCGATTAGCCTCAACAAGCGGCTACAATAATTTTGTTTAAGCGTACACTGTGGAAGACGGAGATGACGACGCCTCTTCCTTGTGTATGACCTTCTTGATGGCTTTTTCAAAGTCGTCCATGCTGACCGACTTGCTCCGCCTCCGGATGGCGAACATGCCAGCCTCGGTGACCACGGCCTTCAGGTCCGCTCCGCTCGCCCCGTCGGTCTCCTTAATGATCCTGTCTACGTCGACGTCCGGGTCCATGGTCATCCTCCTGGTGTGGATCTTGAATATGGCCTCGCGTCCTTTCTCGTCGGGCAAGGGTATCTCGATTATGCGGTCGAACCGGCCCGGCCTCAAGATCGCGGGGTCCAGCATGTCAATGCGGTTGGTGGCCGCCATTATGCGGACGTTGCCCCGCTCCGAGAAGCCGTCCATCTCCG from Methanocella conradii HZ254 harbors:
- a CDS encoding OBG GTPase family GTP-binding protein translates to MTIEEEIRAIQEEMDRTQKNKATEHHLGKLKAKMARLKDELIKRAIASKGGGEGYSVKKSGDATVTLVGFPSVGKSTLINKLTDAHSEVGEYEFTTLDVIPGIMEYRQAKIQILDLPGLVKGASAGRGRGREVISVIRSCDLIVMIIDVFNYQHLKVLEDELYDAGIRINQRPPDVTITKLVKGGITITSTVELSLDHETIKTILGEYKIHNALVNIREDITADQLIDVIRGNRVYIPAITVVNKIDLVDKEQLKLFPKDALKISADMELNLDALREEIYNKLGFINIYLKPQGGPADMDEPLIMRKGCTVGDVCDRLHKDFRRKFRYARVWGNSAKHAGQRVGLDHQLEDGDILTIIIQK
- a CDS encoding ABC transporter ATP-binding protein produces the protein MLKQQMIEENKIKGGHIIDCSKVSMRFGKIMALDEVDLRVEYGENYGLLGPNGAGKTTLIRILCGLLKPTSGTAIVLGRKMPDRRNNASIGYMTQMDALYNDLTIRENVRFFASIYGLRGHERERRIDEILEVTALSDRQHSVVSTISGGMRKRASIACALVHRPRLLFLDEPTVGVDPKLRCDLWKYFHELNSEGVTLVVSTHVMDEAEHCNRLAFIREGKKLIEGTPAELKAFTSCENLESAFMKFSEAER
- a CDS encoding ABC transporter permease, coding for MSPLRILSLARRIITQCLRDRRTFGLIIIVPSVVMALLGYFYTTGSSSTVTLGVVNEDAGLGSLSLSRDVVDALRGQDNLTVIEVSRVDVNQSLKDKKLDGAIIFGPDFTKGIILNGTASADIITEGTDQGKSAAVNVKVRNAMTSAFAKMKNGSLNLNVSSSVIYGEGFTTLDLFAPYLLGVIAFAFIFIFTGVTFLRERSFGTFERLLVSPITRSEIILGYMLGFSLFAIIQSMIILLFAVFVLNVKIVGSIYSVVALQLLITLVSVNLGIFCSSFAKNELQAVQFIPLLILPQVFLDGMFWPISTLPGYLQVFSYIMPLTYANDALQNIMVRGYGIWDVWADVAILLAFAVAMIALSAISLNKRLQ